A genomic region of Acidobacteriota bacterium contains the following coding sequences:
- a CDS encoding trehalase family glycosidase — translation MTSNNITAYLGARSDRSSAGHGNNIAVFVGEPYRIYYVNFNLGEMFSPLEGKVIAWYPDHVRIKPIQDEHYNHDTGMVELEQYRDVFVTEDDVIGVVFHFKNRSTKFIEYQLNINGSCRGAINFRGSRPDKPCVQEYLKDEGIISINNPNVYPTIFSSFYQIIVVRDVKPDKVDFGDEGFYSMRYNLILNPGEEKTVIAGMSVDPDQSKAIKQIKKFFSIPDPLKENEQAWNKFFQNDIPKFRCPDHNYTDLWYFRWYLLKFSSVRGGHGFYKYPVVLEGRSAYQIYCAYSAPFIAKDLIWSRDPSWAEGPIKNMVICQYEDGRFPWYTTMDTNDVPLHHKSASGNSFLVSEALDHFKVHGDVSFLEDTYPAFSKNIKWWIKNRDRDNDGLFIIEDMLETGMDDSPRAFKSEFSGLMPLEAVDATSYLFRDLTALREISSLLKKDEESKYWESLAELTRKNVIEKMWDEKDNFFYDGDEKNSKMARVKTPVGFYPFFAGLADKHHFKIFDHLIDSNKFWLRYPVPSVSRDELYFDANSFWRGPSWPATTCHVLEAFSKAVKVFNPEMGIKAVELIDCSVKVLFSPQIDFYERYNPLTGKPLSKFKDYMHSWWLDIIIQQLCGFVPLVDGRIELSPLPIKWDYFSLENLPWRNKNVSVYWDKPDGKKYFNKIPEGYTMKIDKNIVYNSESLPYVIYDHSSGRVEKVVRK, via the coding sequence TTGACCTCCAATAACATAACAGCCTATTTGGGAGCAAGATCAGACAGGTCATCGGCAGGCCATGGAAATAACATCGCTGTATTTGTTGGTGAGCCTTACAGAATTTATTATGTAAATTTTAATCTTGGTGAAATGTTCAGTCCGCTTGAGGGAAAAGTTATAGCCTGGTATCCAGATCATGTGAGGATAAAGCCGATTCAGGATGAACACTATAATCATGATACTGGTATGGTAGAACTGGAACAATACCGTGATGTATTCGTTACAGAAGATGATGTAATAGGAGTGGTTTTCCATTTCAAAAATAGAAGCACGAAATTTATCGAATATCAGCTTAACATCAACGGAAGTTGTAGGGGAGCAATAAATTTTCGTGGTTCTCGACCTGATAAACCCTGTGTTCAGGAATATCTTAAGGATGAAGGGATAATCTCGATCAACAATCCTAATGTTTATCCCACAATTTTCTCTTCTTTCTATCAAATAATTGTAGTCAGAGACGTGAAGCCAGATAAAGTTGATTTTGGTGATGAGGGCTTCTATTCAATGCGTTATAATTTAATTTTGAACCCAGGTGAAGAAAAAACTGTCATCGCTGGAATGTCTGTTGACCCTGACCAATCTAAAGCAATTAAACAAATTAAGAAATTTTTTTCAATTCCTGATCCTTTGAAAGAAAATGAACAAGCATGGAATAAATTTTTTCAAAATGATATTCCTAAATTCAGGTGTCCGGACCATAATTATACTGATCTATGGTACTTTCGATGGTATCTTTTGAAATTCAGTTCAGTCCGAGGAGGCCATGGCTTCTATAAGTATCCAGTTGTCCTTGAGGGAAGAAGTGCTTACCAAATTTATTGTGCTTACAGTGCTCCATTTATAGCAAAAGATTTAATATGGTCGAGAGATCCTTCATGGGCAGAAGGTCCCATTAAAAATATGGTTATCTGCCAGTATGAAGATGGAAGGTTTCCCTGGTACACAACGATGGATACAAATGATGTTCCTCTTCATCATAAATCTGCTTCTGGGAATTCTTTTTTAGTTTCGGAAGCTTTAGATCATTTTAAGGTTCATGGAGATGTATCTTTTCTTGAAGATACATATCCGGCTTTTTCAAAAAACATAAAATGGTGGATTAAAAATCGTGATAGAGATAATGATGGTTTATTTATCATAGAAGATATGCTTGAAACAGGAATGGATGATTCACCGAGAGCTTTTAAAAGTGAATTTTCAGGGTTAATGCCGCTTGAAGCAGTTGACGCCACTTCTTATCTATTTAGAGATTTAACAGCTTTGAGAGAAATATCTAGCTTATTGAAGAAGGATGAAGAAAGTAAATATTGGGAATCTCTGGCAGAACTTACAAGAAAAAATGTCATCGAAAAGATGTGGGATGAGAAGGATAACTTTTTTTATGATGGGGATGAGAAAAATAGTAAAATGGCAAGGGTTAAAACTCCAGTAGGATTTTACCCATTTTTTGCAGGTCTTGCGGATAAACATCATTTCAAAATATTTGATCATTTAATCGATTCAAATAAATTCTGGTTAAGATACCCGGTGCCGAGTGTAAGCCGTGATGAACTCTATTTTGATGCGAATTCTTTCTGGAGAGGACCTTCTTGGCCAGCCACTACCTGCCATGTTTTGGAAGCATTCAGCAAAGCAGTCAAAGTATTCAATCCAGAAATGGGAATTAAAGCTGTGGAATTAATCGATTGCAGCGTTAAAGTCCTTTTTTCTCCTCAGATTGATTTTTATGAACGTTATAATCCTCTGACAGGCAAACCATTGAGTAAATTTAAAGATTACATGCATTCATGGTGGCTGGATATTATAATACAGCAATTATGTGGATTTGTTCCTTTGGTTGATGGTCGGATTGAGTTAAGTCCTCTGCCGATAAAATGGGATTATTTTAGCCTTGAGAATCTCCCCTGGCGCAACAAAAATGTCTCTGTTTACTGGGATAAGCCTGATGGAAAAAAGTATTTTAATAAGATTCCCGAAGGCTATACTATGAAAATAGATAAAAATATAGTTTATAATTCGGAGAGTTTGCCCTATGTAATTTATGACCATTCTTCTGGAAGAGTTGAAAAAGTTGTAAGAAAATGA